The sequence AGCCCCAGACGTTCGCCGGACTGCTCATCAACCGGGATAATGTTGATTTTCTGCAGGAACGAGGAAGACTCCTGGATTTTCGTTTCCAGCGTCTGCGCAACGGACGGCTCTGCCGTATATTTTGAGGTGATACCGCTTACAGGCACGCCATTGAGTGTGGCGAGCTGCGTCAGATAGCCGTTGAATTTAAAACGTGTCTCTTTTTTCATTGTGCTTTTGCTCCGTCAGCAATCGGTGGTTTGTTCTGCGCCGTTATTGCCGGTCGCATTAGGGCGGCGTTCGCTGCGGCTGTCCTGAGTGGAAAGCTGCTCACGCAGGGTGGAGAGTGCGTTGGTTGTCTCATCAACAACCTTCTGCATATCGCTCAGCTTGTTGCTGAAATCGGTCTGATGGGTGCTGACCTGCTCCGCCAGCGTCTGATGCTCACGCGCGATGGTTTCAACAGCCTGATTCACATCAGCAAAGCGGGCGTTATCATCGGCGCCTTTGCGGGACAGCAGCTCTTTCACGCGGGTAAACAGGCTGGTTTTTTCCGGCACGTCCTCAAACTCGATGAGCGTTTCAACAGCAGCGGTAAACAGGTTGTCTTTGTCCAGCTTGCGGCGCGCCAGGGGGTTATGTTCTGCGCTGGCGCTGAACTGCAGCATTTCAGTGCCGAGGCTTGCGGGATCGTCAGTAATCGCCAGGCCAACCAGATAAGCGGAGCCGGTATCGGCAAAGCTGGTGTTAACTTCCATTGAGGTGAAAAGCTTCTGCCAGTTGCTGGTCATCGTGACCAGATCGTCAGTCGGGGCAATCCAGCCATACAGCGCCATTTTCCCGGACAATGCCCCTTCGGTAATTTCTTCCGCTTCCAGCTTTTCCACCATGCCAAAACGACGGAAGGGCCCATCAGGAGTAAAGCCCTTGATGTGCTCCATATTGATCAGCGCGGTGTATACCTGCGGGTTATAGCTCGCTGCCATCTGGGTGAGCCATTCACGCTCAATAACGCGCCCGTCAGTAGTGGCCCCTTCGACCCCAATACGAAAACGCTTAGATTTTTTTGCCATCGGTCCGGCTCCGGTTAGTTAGTTCGTAACACGTTCAGAGCCTTATGTTTGCGGTGATGGGCGCGTGTAAACAACGCGTTGAGCTTGTGCGAACTCCCACACAATGCGAAGCCGGGGAAAGTGCTGATTTGAGGCCGTATGTTTGTGCCATGACAACACTAACCCCCGCAGACCTCGATCCCCGTCGTCAGGCAATGCTGATGTACTTTCAGGGATACTGCGTAGCCCGCATTGCTGAAATGCTGGGCGAGAAAGTTGCAACCGTTCACAGCTGGAAAAAACGCGATAAGTGGGGCGAATATGGCCCACTGGATCAGATGCAGCTCACCACCGCCGCACGTTACTGCCAGCTCGTCATGAAGGAGCAGAAGGAAGGAAAGGACTTTAAAGAAATTGACCTGCTGGCGCGTCAGTCCGAACGACAGGCCAGGATCGGCAAATTTAACAATGGCGGGAATGAAGCAGACCTGAATCCGAACGTGGCGAACCGCAATAAAGGTCCGCGCAAGCCGCCGGAAAAAAACCTGTTTACCGACGAGCAGATCGAAAAGCTGGAAGAGATTTTCCGCGCCGGTATGTTCGAGTACCAGCGCCACTGGTGGGACGCTGGCATCAAACACCGTATCCGCAACCTCTTAAAGTCACGCCAGATCGGTGCAACCTACTATTTCGCCCGTGAAGCGTTGATAGACGCCCTGACCACGGGCCGAAATCAAATCTTTCTGTCAGCGAGTAAAGCTCAGGCGCACGTTTTTAAACAGTACATCATCGACTTTGCAAAAGAGGTGGACGTTGAACTGAAAGGCGATCCGATGGTGCTGCCTAACGGCGCGTGTCTTTACTTCCTCGGTACAAATGCCCGTACCGCGCAGAGCTATCACGGCAATCTGTATCTTGATGAGTATTTCTGGATACCGAAATTCCAGGAGCTGCGCAAGGTGGCCTCCGGTATGGCGCTGCACAAAAAATGGCGTCAGACCTATTTCTCTACCCCTTCCAGCCTGACGCACAGCGCCTACCCGTTCTGGTCTGGCGCCCTGTTCAATAAAGGGCGCCCGAAAGCCGACAGGGTAGAATTTGACATTTCTCACAGTAGCCTGGCGCACGGCGTTTTATGCCCTGACGGCCAGTACCGCCAGATAGTCACCATTGAAGATGCCGTAAACGGCGGGTGTAATCTTTTCGACCTGGACCAGCTGCGCCTGGAGTACAGCCCGGACGAATACAACAACTTGCTGATGTGTCAGTTCGTTGACGACCTGGCGTCCGTGTTCCCGCTGGCGTTGCTGCAGTCCTGCATGGTTGACAGCTGGGATGTGTGGGACGATT comes from Enterobacter kobei and encodes:
- a CDS encoding GPO family capsid scaffolding protein, which gives rise to MAKKSKRFRIGVEGATTDGRVIEREWLTQMAASYNPQVYTALINMEHIKGFTPDGPFRRFGMVEKLEAEEITEGALSGKMALYGWIAPTDDLVTMTSNWQKLFTSMEVNTSFADTGSAYLVGLAITDDPASLGTEMLQFSASAEHNPLARRKLDKDNLFTAAVETLIEFEDVPEKTSLFTRVKELLSRKGADDNARFADVNQAVETIAREHQTLAEQVSTHQTDFSNKLSDMQKVVDETTNALSTLREQLSTQDSRSERRPNATGNNGAEQTTDC
- a CDS encoding terminase ATPase subunit family protein — encoded protein: MTTLTPADLDPRRQAMLMYFQGYCVARIAEMLGEKVATVHSWKKRDKWGEYGPLDQMQLTTAARYCQLVMKEQKEGKDFKEIDLLARQSERQARIGKFNNGGNEADLNPNVANRNKGPRKPPEKNLFTDEQIEKLEEIFRAGMFEYQRHWWDAGIKHRIRNLLKSRQIGATYYFAREALIDALTTGRNQIFLSASKAQAHVFKQYIIDFAKEVDVELKGDPMVLPNGACLYFLGTNARTAQSYHGNLYLDEYFWIPKFQELRKVASGMALHKKWRQTYFSTPSSLTHSAYPFWSGALFNKGRPKADRVEFDISHSSLAHGVLCPDGQYRQIVTIEDAVNGGCNLFDLDQLRLEYSPDEYNNLLMCQFVDDLASVFPLALLQSCMVDSWDVWDDFEPLLLRPFAYHPVWIGYDPAKGTQNGDSAGCVVIAPPVVPGGKFRILERHQWRGMDFRAQASAIEEITRRYNVTYIGIDSTGVGDGVYKTVKQFFPAAREFVYNPTVKNALVLKAYDIISGRRLEFDAGMLDIAQSFMSIRRSTTASGNRPTYEAARTEEASHADLAWATMHALYNEPLAGASASTSNIVEIF